From Pseudomonas sp. AN-1:
GGGTGGTAGTAGTAGTTGATGAACGCAAACTTCCACAGCTCGCCGCGCGAATCGTAGTTGTCCGCCATCACCGCGTTCCAGGTGTCCTCGTCGATGAACAGCACGCGCTTGCTGTACAGGTGGCGGTAGCCTTCCTTGAGGGTCGCCTCCAGCACCCAGACGCGGCGCAGCTCGTGGCGCAGCACATCGGGATTGGGGTGGTTGGGCGTCAGGATGTCGGCGTACTTGACCTCGCCGCTGTTGGCCTTGAATGCGTTGGCCGGCACGTACATCTCGCGCTTGCCGAGCAGCTTCCACTGATAGCGTTCGGGCGACCCGTTGAACAGGCGGTCCTCGTCGATGATCATGGTGCCGTTGGTGCCGATCATCGGCTGGTCGAAGCCATAGCCCGGCAGCTGGCGCACGCGACGGGTGCCCGGGTTGTAGGTCCACGCCTGGCGGTCGCTGGTGACGAAGTTGTACGGCTCATGGGCGATGTTCATGGTGCCCTTCTCGCGCTGGGGCGAGAGGGTGGTGTTCCAGCTCATCGCCTGCATGCCGGTGGCGGTGTCCGGCTCGACCTTCGGGTCGTTGGCCTGCGACATGTTGCGCTGCCAGGTGCGGCCCCAGGCGATCTTGCCGTTGGGCAGCACGCTGGCGATGTCGCGGATGTTGTCCTCGGTGTAGGCGCGCACCGGCAGCTGGTGGTTCCACAGCACCTCCATGGCGCTCTTCGGGATCGGGAACGGCACCTGGCCGAGCCCCTTGACGCCCATGCCGTCGTTCTCCAGCTCGGCAGTCAGCGCGTTCTTCTTCGCCCGCTCGCAGACGTAGTCCGGATAGCGGAAGTCGCGATGGCCGGGGTAGACGTTGATCTTGTAGGTCTCAGGATAACGCTTGAGCAGCGCCTTCTGCCCTTCGCTCAGGCGCTCGGCGTACTGATCCATGTTCTGCGCAGTGATCACCGCCACCGGCTTCTCGTCGGCGTAGGGATCGACCGGCTTCTGGCCGGAGAAGCGCACGTGGTTCCAGCCGGGAACCTCTCCCAGGTACTTGCCGGTGAATGCGGGGATGCTGCCGTCCGCGTTGCCGGCGCGCTCGGCGCCGGTGCAGGTGAGTTCCTTACCGAGCTTGGCGGCTTCCTCGGGGCTTACCTTGGCGTGGGCGCTGGCGATCAGGCCTGCATTGACCGCCAGTGCTATGGCTAGCGCAACACCTTTTCTGTTCATTGTTGTTGGTCTCCGATGGGGTGGTCCGGCTTGGGTGCCGGAGTCCATGTTTCCCAATGGGGGTTCTCCAACTCATCGTCCATCAGGACTACAACGCGCCGCTTCCGGTCGGGATCATGGGCACATCCTTGCGGCGGCGCAGAACGCCAGCACCCGCACCCGAGCCTTCCGGGGAAGCTCGGGTGCGGGCGCACTCTGGGACGCGTCTTGGAAGGCGGATCTAGCGCAGGAAGCGGCGGACGAAGTCCTCGCGCAGCTCGCGCTTGAGCAGCTTGCCGGAGGCGTTGCGCGGCAGCTCGGCGTGCACGACCTGCAGGTGCTCGGGCACCTTGAAGGCCGCCAGGTGGGCGGCGATGTGCGCGTGCAGCGCCACCTCGTCCACCCCGCTGCCCTCGCGCACCCGCGCCACCAGCGCCACCGCCTCGCCCATCCGCTCGTCCGGCACGGCGAAGGCGGCCGCCTCGATCACCCCGTCCAGGCCGCTGGCGCAGGCCTCGACCTCGGCGGCGGCGACCTTCTCGCCGCCGCGGTTGATCAGGTCCTTGAGCCGGTCGGTGATGCGCAGGAAGCCCTCCTCGTCCAGGCAGCCGACGTCGCCGGTGGCCAGCCAGCCGTCCTGCAGTGCCTCGGCGGTGGCCGCCGGCAAGCCCCAGTAGCAGCTCATCAGGGTCGGCGAACGCAGCCAGATCTGCCCTTCCACGCCCGGCTCCTGCGGTGCATCGGGCGTGTCGCCGATGCGTACCTCGACGATGGGCAGCGGCCAGCCGACACAGGCCGGTTTGTAGACGAACTGGTCGCCGCCGATGGCCGCACCGATACTGTTGCTCTCGGTCATGCCGTAACCGGCGCCGCCGATGGCGTTCGGCTTGACGCTGGTCAGTTGCGCCAGCAGCCCAGGGTTGGCCGCCGCGCCGCCTAACCCTAAGCCGAACAGGCTGGCGGTGGCGTCGCTGGCGAAGCGCGGCGAGGCCAGCAGCTGCTGCATCATCGCCGGCGAGCCACTGAACTGGGTGCAGCGCTCGCGCTCGATCAGGTCGAGGGCGCGTTCGGCGTCCCACTTGTACATCAGCACCAGACGCCGTCCGCCGCGCAGGGCCAGCAGGAACTGCGCGTGCAGGCCGCTGACGTGGAACAGCGGCACGGCCATCAGGTTGGTCGGCGCGAAGCCGCTGTCGATGATTGCCTTGATGCGCTGCGGCGAGCTCATGGCGGCGAAGGCGCCCTGGAATTCCAGGGCGGCCAGCGCCTGGCACACCGCGCGATGGGTGGACAGCACGCCCTTGGGCTTGCTGGTGGTGCCGGAGGTGTAGAGGATCAGCAGCGGGTCGTCGGGCTGGAACACCAGTGGCGGCAGGAGTGCAACTTCCTCGGCGAGCAGCGCCTCGTAGTCGCACACCCACCGGCCCTGCCCCGGCGCGCCGACGGCGATGGCCTGCAGGTCGAGCGGCTCGAGATCGCCCTCGACCAGCGCCAGGCGCGCCGCGTCGCACAGCAGCACGCGCGAGCCGGAATCCTCCAGGCCGTGCAGCAGCTCCTCGCGCTGGCCCCAGCTGTTCAGCGGCACCACGATGGCGCCGCTGGCCACCGCGGCGACGAAGGCCACCAGCCAGGCCGGCTGGTTGCGCATGGCGATGGCAACGCGGTCGCCCTTGCGCACGCCGAAGCGCGTGCGCAGTTGGGTAGCCAGACGGTCGACCTGGGCGAAGAACTCGGCGAAGGTCAGTCGCTGGTCTTCCCAGACCACGAACTCGCGCTCGCCATGCGCGCGTCCGGCGTTCAGCGCGGTGAGCAGGTCCGGTTGGGCATTGCGAAAATAGCGCGGGCTGCCGTCGTCAGGCGTCACCACCTCGTAGGGCGAGCCGGGGCCGCTCAGTTGTCGCCAGGCGGTTTGCCAGTTTTCCACAGTCATCTGCCGCTCCCCCTGTTCAGGCCTGTGCGCCGTAGCGCTGGCAGTGATAGTCGCTGTCGCCGAGGCAGGCCTGGGCGACGCGGATGCGCTTGAGGTACAGGCCGACGTCCAGCTCGTCGGTGACGCCGATGCCGCCGTGCATCTGCACCGCCTCGTTGCTCACCTTGTCGGCGGCGACGCCGGCCTTCCACTTGGCCAGGCTGGCCAGACGGGCGCGCTCGCCGGCATCCAGGCTGGCGTCGTCGAGGGCGGCCAGGCTGGCCATCACCGCGCTGCGCGCCAGCGCCAGCTCGACGTACAGGCGCGCGGCGCGGTGCTGCAGGGCCTGGAACGAACCGATCGGCGCGTCGAACTGCACGCGGGTCTTCAGGTAGTCGAGGGTGGTGGCGAACAGCGCCTCGGCGGCGCCGAGCAGCTCGGCGGCCAGACACACGCGGCCGCGATCCAGCGCCGTTTCCAGCGCCGGCAGGCCGTTGTCGAGTTCGCCGACCAGCGCGTCCGCGCCGACCGTCACGCCGTCGAACTGCAGGCGCGCGCAGTTGCGCGAGTCGATCAGCGCCGCCGGGGCGACCGTCAGGCCCGGCGCACCGGCTTCGACCAGCAGCAGCGACAGGCCGTGGGCCTCGCCGCGCTGGCCGGCGGTACGCGCCAGCACCAGGTAGGCATCGGCCGCGAGGCCGTCGACCACGAACAGCTTGGCGCCGGACAGCCGCCAGCCGTCCGCGCTGCGTTCGGCACGCAGCCCAGTGGCCAGCGGGTCGTGGCGGCCGCTCTCGTCGATGGCCAGGGCCAGGCGCTTGTCGCCTGCGATCAGCGCCGGCAGCCAGCGCTGCTGTTGTTCGGCCGTTCCGGCCAGTTGCAGCAGGGAGCCGGCCAGCACCACGCTGGACAGTAGCGGACTGGCGCTGAGGTTGCGGCCGATCTGCTCGAACAGCGGGCCGAGGCTCTGGCAGCCGAAGTCCAGGCCGCCGAAATCTTCGGGGAACGGGATGGCGCTCCAGCCCAGCGCGACCATCTCGCTCCACAGGGCGGCGTCGAAGCCGAGCGGCGCGCCTTCGTCGCGCAGGCGGCGCTGGGCGGCCACCGGGCTGCGCGCGGCGAGGAATTCGCGCGCGGTATCGGCCAGCAGCCGTTGTTCTTGGTTGAAAATCAGGCTCATGGCGTGCTCCTCACTTGGCGTCCGGCAGGCCGAGCACACGCTTGGCGATGACGTTGAGTTGAACTTCCGAGGCGCCGCCGGCGATGGTCAGGGCGAAGCCGTTCAGCCAGGCCTTGGTGATCGCCAGCTCCTCGCTGGTGAAGGCGTCGCCTTCCCAGCCGAGGGCGTGATAGCCGAGGGCGTCGAGGAGGATCTCGAACTTCTCGCGATCCTGCTCGCTGTGCACCAGCTTCATGATCGCCATCAGCCCGGAGATGTCCTGGCCGCTGCGCGCTTCCTCGCCCATGCGCTGCACGGTGAGGGCGTAGGCGTGCTCGTCCATCGCGCAGGCCAGCGCGCGGCCGTAAAGGGCCTGGTCGGCCGCGCTGCGCGGCTCGGGCAGGTAGCGCTCGACCAGCGGCAGCAGGTGGAAATGGTTCGGCAGGCTGGTCTCGCCGAACTTGGACATGGCCTTGCGCTCGTGCTGCAGCAGGCTCTTGCCCAGGGTCCAGCCACCGTTGAGCGGGCCGATCAACTGGCTCTTCGGTACCTTGACGTTGTCGAAGAACACCTGGCAGAACGCCGACTTGCCGCTGATCAGGTCGATCGGGCTGACGCTGATGCCCGGCGAGCGCATGTCCAGCACGATCAGGCTGATGCCCAGGTGCTTGGGCGCGCTGGCGTCGGTGCGCACCAGCGCGTACATCCAGTCGGACTTGTCGCCGTAGGAGGTCCAGATCTTGGTGCCGTTGACCACGAAGTGGTCGCCCTCGTCGCGGGCGCTGGTCTTCAGGCTGGCCAGGTCGGAGCCGGCGTTCGGCTCGGAGAAGCCCTGGCACCAGCGGATCTCGCCGCGCGCCATGGGGGTGAGCAGGTCGCGCTTCTGCTGTTCGCTGCCGTATTCGAGCAGCACCGGGCCGAGCATCCATATCCCCAGGTTGATCTGCGGCGGCCGGCACTTGAGCCGGCGCAGCTCGCTTTCCAGCACGGCCACCTGCGCGGGCGACAGCCCGCCGCCGCCGTATTCGGTCGGCCAGTCCGGGCAGAACCAGCCCTTGTCGCGCATGCGCTCGAACCACAGGCGCTGGTCTTCGTCATGGAACTCGACCTGGCTGCCGCCCCACACCAGTTGGCCCTCGGGCAGCGGGGTGCGCTGCGAGGGCGGGCAGTTGGCCTCGAGCCAGGCCCGCGTTTCCTGGCGGAAATCGTCGATTGCGCTCATCTGTTGTTGTCCTTCTGTGGTGCGCCGGGGGCCGTGCCCCCAGCGGCAATGTAGCGGATTTCGCCTCCCACCCTGTAGGGGCGAATTCATTCGCCTTGCGGGGCATTTTGGCGAATAAATTCGCCCCTACAGTGGATCGGCGCGGCCCGGAAGCCCGCCATGCGAACCCCGGGCGCTTGCCCTCAGCGCCCGCGCGGCATGCCGAGGCCGAACTGGGCGATCAGCTCGCGCTGGATCTCGTTGGTGCCGCCGCCGAAGGTGAGGGTCACCGAGGCGCGCACCTCGTACTCCAGCTCGCCCTGCAGCAGGGAGGCCGCCGAACCCTCGCGGATCAGGCCGTTGGCGCCGACGATCTCCGACAGCTTGCGCAGGATCTCGATGGCCGACTCGGCGCCGTAGACCTTGGTGGTCGAGGCCAGCGCCACGCCCATCTGCCCGCGCTCGAGGTCGGCGGCGATGCGGAAGTTGATCAGGCGCATCGCCTCCAGCCGTGCGTAGCACTCGGCCAGCGCGCTGCGCACCCAGCCGTGGTCGACGGCGCGGCGGCCCTGCTCGTCGGCGCTCCTGGCCCACAGGTAGACGCGGCGGAACAGCCCGGCCACCTTGTCCGCCCAGGAGCCCAGACCCAGGCGCTCGTGGTTGAGCTGGGCGGTGATCAGCTTCCAGCCGCCGTTCAGCTCGCCCACCAGCATGTCGGCCGGCACCTTGACGTTGTCGTAGTAGGTGGCCGCGGTCGGGTTGCTGCAGGTCGGGATCACCGTGGTCGAGAAGCCCGGCAGCTTCGTGTCGAGGATCAGGATCGACACGCCCTTGTGGCGCGGGCGCTCCGGGTCGGTGCGCGCGGCCAGCCAGATGTAGTCGGCCGCCTCGGCGCCGGAGGTCCACAGCTTGTTGCCGTTGACCACGAAGTGGTCGCCTTCCGGGCGCGCGGTGGTCTTCAGCACCGCCAGGTCGGAGCCGGCATCCGGCTCGGAGTAGCCGATGGCGAAGATGATCTCGCCGGCGGCGATGCCGGGCAGGAACTTCTCCTTCTGCAGCGCGGTGCCGTACTCCATCAGCGCCGGCCCCACCGTGCTGATGGTGACGAAAGGCAGCGGCGCGCCGGCGATGTTGGCCTCCTCGAAGAAGATCAGCTGCTCGGTGGCCGCGTAGCCCTGGCCACCGTGCTCCTTCGGCCAGCCGACCGCCAGCCAGCCGTCGCGGCCCATCTGGCGGATGGTCTGGCGGTACAGGTCGCCGCCTTCCTTGCCGCGCAGCTCGCTGCGCAGCTCGGGAGTCATCAGGTTCTGGAAGTAGTCCCGCACCTTGAGGCGCAGGGCGTGTTGCTCGGGAGTCAGGTCGACAAACATGTTGCGCTCCTCAGGCCGCGCCCAGGATCAGGCCGCTGGTGGGTACGCCGGTGCCGGCGGTGACCAGCACGTTCTCCGCGCCGGCAACCTGGTTGACCGAAGTTCCGCGCACCTGGCGCACGCCCTCGGCCACGCCGTTCATGCCGTGGATGTAGGCCTCGCCCAGCTGACCGCCGTGGGTGTTGATCGGCAGGCTGCCGCCGCGGGCGTGCAGGCCGTCACGGATGAAGTCCTTGGCCTCGCCGCGCTTGCAGAAGCCGAACTCCTCCAGCTGCGGCAGCACGAACGGGGTGAAGTGGTCGTAGATCACCGCGGTCTGCAGGTCCTGCGGGCCGAGGCCGGACTGCGCGTACAGCTCGCGCGCCACCACGCCCATCTCCGGCAGGCCGGTGATGTCCTCGCGGTAGAACGAGGTCATGCTCTGCTGGCCCTCGGCGATGCCCTGCGAGGCGCCCTTGATGATCACCGGCTTCTGCCGGAGATCGCGGGCGCGTTCGGCCGAGGTGATGACCATGGCCACCGCGCCGTCGGACTCCTGGCAGCAGTCGAGCAGGTGCAGCGGTTCGCAGATCCAGCGCGAGGCCTGGTGTTCTTCCAGGGTGATCGGCTTGCCGTAGAAGAACGCCGCCGGGTTGGTGGCGGCGAAGTCGCGCACCGCCACGGCCACGCGGCCGAAGTCCTCGCTGGTCGCGCCATAGGTGTGCATGTAGCGCTGGGCGAACATGCCGACCCAGGCGGCCGGGGTGTGGAAACCGTGCGGCATGTACCAGCCGTAGTTGACCGCGTCGAAGATCGGCGCACCGCCGAAGTCGTGCGGCTTGCCGAAGCGGTACCAGGAACGCTCGTTCATCGCCCGGTACACCACCACCACCTTGGCCACGCCGGTGGCCACGGCCATCGCCGCGTGCATCAGCGGCGCGCAGGCGCCGCCGCCACCGTGGGGGATCTGCGAGAAGAACTTGACGTTCTTGCAGCCGAGCAGGCGCGCCACCTCGTACTCCGGCACGTTGTCCATGGTGTAGGAGCTGAAGCCCTCCACCTCGGACGGGTCGATGCCGGCGTCGGCCAGCGCGCCCAGGGTGGCTTCCATGGCCAGGCGCAGCTCGGTGCGCCCGGAGTTCTTGGAGAATTCGGTCGCGCCGAGGCCGACGATGGCCGCGCGTCCGGAAATCGAATTGCTGGTCATATCCTGTCTCCTGCGCCTTACGGCAGCACCAGCGTGGCCGTGCCGGTCACGTGGTTGCCCATGGAATTCTTGCCCTTGAGCGTCACCTGCACGGTGCGGCTGGCGGCGTCCTGAGCGGTCACTTCGCCGCTGAAGGTCATGGTGTCGCCCGGGTAGTTGGGCGCGCCGAGCTTGATCTTCAGGTCGGCGAAGCGCGCGGCGGGGCCGGCCCAGTCCTCGACGTAGCGCTGCACCAGGCCGCTGGTGGTGAGGATGTTCATGAACACGTGCGGCGAGCCGAGCTCGCGCGCGGCGTCCTTGTCGTGGTGGCCAGGGAAGTAGTCACGGGTGGCGATGGCGCCGGCGGTGATCAGCTGCACGGTGATCGGGATCGCCAGCTCCGGCAGCGCCTGGCCGGGGAGCACTTCGTCAAATGCCTTGGTTTTCTTCGAGGTCATATTTCCATCCCAGCTTGTCGTTGTTGGCCAGCCAGTCGCCGAGGCGCTCGAGGGTCGCGGCGCTGCCACCGAGGGTGATACCCAGGGCGCGGCTCCAGTAGAGGTAGCGGTGGATCGGATAGGTCAGGTCGACGCCGATGCCGCCGTGCACGTGTTGCGCCTTGTGGCCGACCAGGTGGCCGGCCTCGCAGGCGAGATACTTGGTCGCCAGCGCCTCGGAAGTCGCCGGCAGGCCGGCGTCGAGGCGCCAGACCAGTTGCCAGAGCGCCGAGCGCAGCGCTTCGACGGCGATATGCGCGTCGGCCATGCTCATCTGCACCGCCTGGAAGCTGCCGATGGCGCGGTCGAACTGGCGGCGCTCGTTGACGTATTCCACGGTGCGGCGGATCTGCTCGACGGAGACGCCCAGCTGCAGGGCGGCCAGCGCGGCGATGGCGCGGCTTTCCAGCCAGTCCAGCGCGGCGACCGGCAGCAGCGCCCCGGTCGGCACCACCACGGAGCTGAAGCGCAGGTCGGCGACCGCCTCGCCCTGGGTGAACACCCCGGCGGTCTTGTCGATGCCGGCCACGCGCAGGTCGACCAGCAGCAGGCGCGGCGCGCCGGCAACGTTGGCCAGCAGCAGGGCCTGGCAGACGTTGGCGCCCAGCGGCACGGCGGACGCCGTGCCGTCCAGCTGCCAGCCGCCTTCTACTTCGCTGGCCTCGAGGGCGATGCCCTTGGCATTGGCCAGACCGTCGAGCGCCAGGGTCAGCAGGCGCTGGCTCTCGGCGGCGGCCTGCACGGTCTCGGCGGCGTCAGGGGCGAATTTCGCCAGGGTGGCGGCGGCCAGCTGGTGGCGCCACAGCGGCACCTGGCCGAGCGCGCGGCCCTGGGCTTCCAGCACCAGCATCAGCTCGGTCATGCCCAGGCCGCTGCCGCCGAAGTCCTCGGGGATGGCCAGGGCGTGCAGGCCGGTTTCCACGCAGCTCTGCCACAGCGCGCCCATGAACGGCTCGCCGGAGCCGTCGAAGGCGCGCAGGCGGTCGTCGGTGCAGTAGTCGGCGAACAGGCTGCCGGCCATCTCGGCGATGGCGCGCTGTTCCTCGTTCAGTTCGAAGTCCATGGTCCTCTCCTCACTGCGCGACCGGCCGGAACAGCGGCAGGATCAGTTCGTCGTCGAAGGTGTGGAACTCGACCTGCACGGCCTGGCCGATGGCCAGCTCGTCGCGCTTGACGCCGACCAGGCCGGCGGTCAGGCGCACGCCCTCCTCCAGCTCGATCAGGCCGATCGGGTTCGGGTAGTCGAACGGCGGCACTTCCGGGTAGTGCATGACCACGAAGGAATAGATCGTGCCCTTGCCGGAGGACTGCACGCTGTCCCAGTCGAAGGAATGGCAGCTGGCGCACACCGGTGCCGGCGGATGGCGCAGGGTGTTGCAGGCGGTGCAGCGCTGGATCAGCAGCTTGCCTTCGGCGCAGCCTTCCCAGAAGAAGCGGGTGTCGTCGCTGATGCCGGGCTTGGGCCGCTTGATCTTCGGGATGGCAGAGGCGCTGTCGCCCTCGGCGGCCGGCTTGACCGGGTTGGCCGGACGGAACTTGAACACGCGGAACAGCAACTGGCCAACCGGCTCGTCGCCTTCGGGCTGCTCGGAGAAGAAGCTCATCACCAGGGTGACGAAGTAGCCGGTGCCCAGCGCGGTAGTCTTCTCATCGCCCACCGCGTCGAGGCGGGTGGTGTAGTAGAGCTTCTCGCCGAGTTTCACGTAGCGGTCGAAGCTCAGGTCGGAGTTGACCGCCACCACCGAGGCGAAGCCGTTGGCTTCCAGCAGCTTGAGCACCTCGTAGGGGTTGGCGTCGGTGGACCCCGGCGCGTAGTTGTTCTGATGCAGGCCTTCCAGGCACCAGGCCTGCAGCATGGCCGGCGGCGCGACGATGCCGCCGTGCTCCGTGGTGGCGGCGTAGTCGGCGTCGAGGTACAGCGGGTTGTCGATGCCCATGACCTCGCACCACTGGCGGATCATCGGCGCGTTGACCGCGTCCCAGGCGTAGACGCGACCGTACTCGCGTCCCACCATGGCCCGCACGGCGGGCATGAATTCTTGTTCAGCCAAGATGTTCTCCTCGGAGTTGAGGGCGGCCCGCCGCACGGCGGACGCGCCGGCTTCGGTCATTGATGGGCGGAATTGGCTGCGGCGAGGAAGGCGGGCGTCTCCCCGCCCCCGTGCAGCAGGAGGTTGCAGCCGCTGGCGTAACCTGCCAGCGGCGAAGCGATGTACAGGCAGGCGTTGCCGATGTCCTCGGGAGTGGCCATGCGTCCGGCCGGGATGGTGCCGGCGACCGCGGCGATGCCCGCCTCGTCGCCGTAGTGCAGGTGAGCCTGCTCGGTGCGCACCAGCCCCGGACTGACGGTGACCACGCGCACCTTGGGCGCCCACTCCACCGCCAGCGAAGTGACCAGCGCCAGCACGCCGGCCTTGGCCGCGCCGTAGGCGGCGGTGCCCGGCGAGGGACGCAGGGCGCTGATGCTGCCGATGAACACGATCACCCCGCCCTCTTCCTGGCGCTGCATCAGCCGGTTGGCGTGCTGGGCGACATTCAGCGGAGCGATCAGGTTGAGGCGGATGATGCCCTCGTGGAAGCGCGGCGAAGCCTCGCCGGCCAGCACGTGCGGGCTGCCGCCGGCGTTGTTGACCAGCACGTCGAGGCGCCCGCAGCGCTCCTCGATCACCGCGAACAGGGTGGCCAGCGAGTCGGCGTCGCGCACGTCGGCGGGGAGGAATTCGGCCTGGCGGCCGTCGGCTTGCGGCAGCGCCTCCGGGGCGTTGCGACCGCAGACCAGCACGCGGGCGCCGGCGGCGAGGAAGCTCTG
This genomic window contains:
- a CDS encoding DUF1329 domain-containing protein, with translation MNRKGVALAIALAVNAGLIASAHAKVSPEEAAKLGKELTCTGAERAGNADGSIPAFTGKYLGEVPGWNHVRFSGQKPVDPYADEKPVAVITAQNMDQYAERLSEGQKALLKRYPETYKINVYPGHRDFRYPDYVCERAKKNALTAELENDGMGVKGLGQVPFPIPKSAMEVLWNHQLPVRAYTEDNIRDIASVLPNGKIAWGRTWQRNMSQANDPKVEPDTATGMQAMSWNTTLSPQREKGTMNIAHEPYNFVTSDRQAWTYNPGTRRVRQLPGYGFDQPMIGTNGTMIIDEDRLFNGSPERYQWKLLGKREMYVPANAFKANSGEVKYADILTPNHPNPDVLRHELRRVWVLEATLKEGYRHLYSKRVLFIDEDTWNAVMADNYDSRGELWKFAFINYYYHPDMSAWQAGSSFYHDLSSGQYVGYTLTNESKRGPILNEGKYVPSMYTADAIRAQGR
- a CDS encoding class I adenylate-forming enzyme family protein translates to MTVENWQTAWRQLSGPGSPYEVVTPDDGSPRYFRNAQPDLLTALNAGRAHGEREFVVWEDQRLTFAEFFAQVDRLATQLRTRFGVRKGDRVAIAMRNQPAWLVAFVAAVASGAIVVPLNSWGQREELLHGLEDSGSRVLLCDAARLALVEGDLEPLDLQAIAVGAPGQGRWVCDYEALLAEEVALLPPLVFQPDDPLLILYTSGTTSKPKGVLSTHRAVCQALAALEFQGAFAAMSSPQRIKAIIDSGFAPTNLMAVPLFHVSGLHAQFLLALRGGRRLVLMYKWDAERALDLIERERCTQFSGSPAMMQQLLASPRFASDATASLFGLGLGGAAANPGLLAQLTSVKPNAIGGAGYGMTESNSIGAAIGGDQFVYKPACVGWPLPIVEVRIGDTPDAPQEPGVEGQIWLRSPTLMSCYWGLPAATAEALQDGWLATGDVGCLDEEGFLRITDRLKDLINRGGEKVAAAEVEACASGLDGVIEAAAFAVPDERMGEAVALVARVREGSGVDEVALHAHIAAHLAAFKVPEHLQVVHAELPRNASGKLLKRELREDFVRRFLR
- a CDS encoding acyl-CoA dehydrogenase family protein, with protein sequence MSLIFNQEQRLLADTAREFLAARSPVAAQRRLRDEGAPLGFDAALWSEMVALGWSAIPFPEDFGGLDFGCQSLGPLFEQIGRNLSASPLLSSVVLAGSLLQLAGTAEQQQRWLPALIAGDKRLALAIDESGRHDPLATGLRAERSADGWRLSGAKLFVVDGLAADAYLVLARTAGQRGEAHGLSLLLVEAGAPGLTVAPAALIDSRNCARLQFDGVTVGADALVGELDNGLPALETALDRGRVCLAAELLGAAEALFATTLDYLKTRVQFDAPIGSFQALQHRAARLYVELALARSAVMASLAALDDASLDAGERARLASLAKWKAGVAADKVSNEAVQMHGGIGVTDELDVGLYLKRIRVAQACLGDSDYHCQRYGAQA
- a CDS encoding acyl-CoA dehydrogenase family protein → MSAIDDFRQETRAWLEANCPPSQRTPLPEGQLVWGGSQVEFHDEDQRLWFERMRDKGWFCPDWPTEYGGGGLSPAQVAVLESELRRLKCRPPQINLGIWMLGPVLLEYGSEQQKRDLLTPMARGEIRWCQGFSEPNAGSDLASLKTSARDEGDHFVVNGTKIWTSYGDKSDWMYALVRTDASAPKHLGISLIVLDMRSPGISVSPIDLISGKSAFCQVFFDNVKVPKSQLIGPLNGGWTLGKSLLQHERKAMSKFGETSLPNHFHLLPLVERYLPEPRSAADQALYGRALACAMDEHAYALTVQRMGEEARSGQDISGLMAIMKLVHSEQDREKFEILLDALGYHALGWEGDAFTSEELAITKAWLNGFALTIAGGASEVQLNVIAKRVLGLPDAK
- a CDS encoding acyl-CoA dehydrogenase family protein — translated: MFVDLTPEQHALRLKVRDYFQNLMTPELRSELRGKEGGDLYRQTIRQMGRDGWLAVGWPKEHGGQGYAATEQLIFFEEANIAGAPLPFVTISTVGPALMEYGTALQKEKFLPGIAAGEIIFAIGYSEPDAGSDLAVLKTTARPEGDHFVVNGNKLWTSGAEAADYIWLAARTDPERPRHKGVSILILDTKLPGFSTTVIPTCSNPTAATYYDNVKVPADMLVGELNGGWKLITAQLNHERLGLGSWADKVAGLFRRVYLWARSADEQGRRAVDHGWVRSALAECYARLEAMRLINFRIAADLERGQMGVALASTTKVYGAESAIEILRKLSEIVGANGLIREGSAASLLQGELEYEVRASVTLTFGGGTNEIQRELIAQFGLGMPRGR
- a CDS encoding lipid-transfer protein yields the protein MTSNSISGRAAIVGLGATEFSKNSGRTELRLAMEATLGALADAGIDPSEVEGFSSYTMDNVPEYEVARLLGCKNVKFFSQIPHGGGGACAPLMHAAMAVATGVAKVVVVYRAMNERSWYRFGKPHDFGGAPIFDAVNYGWYMPHGFHTPAAWVGMFAQRYMHTYGATSEDFGRVAVAVRDFAATNPAAFFYGKPITLEEHQASRWICEPLHLLDCCQESDGAVAMVITSAERARDLRQKPVIIKGASQGIAEGQQSMTSFYREDITGLPEMGVVARELYAQSGLGPQDLQTAVIYDHFTPFVLPQLEEFGFCKRGEAKDFIRDGLHARGGSLPINTHGGQLGEAYIHGMNGVAEGVRQVRGTSVNQVAGAENVLVTAGTGVPTSGLILGAA
- a CDS encoding MaoC family dehydratase, producing MTSKKTKAFDEVLPGQALPELAIPITVQLITAGAIATRDYFPGHHDKDAARELGSPHVFMNILTTSGLVQRYVEDWAGPAARFADLKIKLGAPNYPGDTMTFSGEVTAQDAASRTVQVTLKGKNSMGNHVTGTATLVLP
- a CDS encoding acyl-CoA dehydrogenase family protein → MDFELNEEQRAIAEMAGSLFADYCTDDRLRAFDGSGEPFMGALWQSCVETGLHALAIPEDFGGSGLGMTELMLVLEAQGRALGQVPLWRHQLAAATLAKFAPDAAETVQAAAESQRLLTLALDGLANAKGIALEASEVEGGWQLDGTASAVPLGANVCQALLLANVAGAPRLLLVDLRVAGIDKTAGVFTQGEAVADLRFSSVVVPTGALLPVAALDWLESRAIAALAALQLGVSVEQIRRTVEYVNERRQFDRAIGSFQAVQMSMADAHIAVEALRSALWQLVWRLDAGLPATSEALATKYLACEAGHLVGHKAQHVHGGIGVDLTYPIHRYLYWSRALGITLGGSAATLERLGDWLANNDKLGWKYDLEENQGI
- a CDS encoding OB-fold domain-containing protein, with the protein product MPAVRAMVGREYGRVYAWDAVNAPMIRQWCEVMGIDNPLYLDADYAATTEHGGIVAPPAMLQAWCLEGLHQNNYAPGSTDANPYEVLKLLEANGFASVVAVNSDLSFDRYVKLGEKLYYTTRLDAVGDEKTTALGTGYFVTLVMSFFSEQPEGDEPVGQLLFRVFKFRPANPVKPAAEGDSASAIPKIKRPKPGISDDTRFFWEGCAEGKLLIQRCTACNTLRHPPAPVCASCHSFDWDSVQSSGKGTIYSFVVMHYPEVPPFDYPNPIGLIELEEGVRLTAGLVGVKRDELAIGQAVQVEFHTFDDELILPLFRPVAQ
- a CDS encoding SDR family oxidoreductase, translating into MATQNLDFTGKVVLVTGGTKGVGAGIAQSFLAAGARVLVCGRNAPEALPQADGRQAEFLPADVRDADSLATLFAVIEERCGRLDVLVNNAGGSPHVLAGEASPRFHEGIIRLNLIAPLNVAQHANRLMQRQEEGGVIVFIGSISALRPSPGTAAYGAAKAGVLALVTSLAVEWAPKVRVVTVSPGLVRTEQAHLHYGDEAGIAAVAGTIPAGRMATPEDIGNACLYIASPLAGYASGCNLLLHGGGETPAFLAAANSAHQ